The DNA sequence TGCCGACCGGATACTGGGGACACTCGGCGAAGTCCTCGCCATCGGTCGGGTTGGCACCGTTGAAGATGTAGTATCCCTGGCTCGGGTTCGGATGGCCGTAGTAGGCACCCTCCTTGGCGTCGAGCAGCCAGTCGTGTTCGGAGAACGGCACGGCCTTCACCGCCGGCGCGTTGCCGTCGGGACACGCGGGGATGTTGCCACCGGGGCTCGAACCGTTGACGGGGATGTACAGGTGCCCGTTGGAATGGAAGACCAGGTCGTAAGCGAGGCGAACCCCATAAGCGTAAATCGTCAGCGGCGCGTCGGGCGCGAACGGGTCGTAGTCGCCCCCACCGCCGGCGGTCGTGACGTCTAGCGGCAGGTCGTCGAGCTTGGCCGGGTCGAGCTTGAGCGTGGAGGCATTGAGCAGCCGTTCGGGCCGCATGCCCCAGGTTTCGTCGGGATCGCCGAAGCCGCTGTTGGATGCCTGGGTGAAGTAGAGGCAGCCGTCGGACCCGAACGCGGCCTGATTGGTCGCGTGGTCACCGGTGCTACGCGGCAAGCCGACCACGACATCGGCCACCTCCGACAGCCCCGGCCCGCGCAGGGTCGAGATGGTGCTCGAAAAGTCTGGTGCGTCGTGGAACGCGAAGTAGTTGTGGACCGCCCACACGACCGGATCGTCGGCGGGCCGGCCGGGCTCGAAGACAAACCCCGTGAGCAGACGTGGCCCGCCGGCCTGATCCTGGAGACTCGTGTACCAGACCGGTTCGCCGAGGTCGCCGTTGGCGTCCAGCTCGAACCGCGCGATCCGCCCGTCGTCCGAACCGCCCCACAACGCACCGTCCGGGCCGACCAGAACGCACGTCCAGCCGACATCGTCCGCGACCGGCTGCGGCGTCTTGGTGAACCGCAGGTCGGGGTCGACCTCGGCGTAGATCTGCATGCCCCAGTCCTTGGGGAGGTTGCCGGTCGTTTGGATCGACTCCTCCGTGAGTGGCGGGACCAGGCCGAGTGACTGCTTGACCGCGTACCAGTAGCCCTTGCCCTTGCACAGCCATGCCCCGCCGACAAGCAGCGGCGTGGCGGTGGCGGCAACGATCATCCATTTTCGTGCTGACATGTTCTTGGGGATTAGCCGTAACGAAGGAACGCAACGATGAACTCCACCTGCTCGTCGGAGAGGTTGGGATTACCGCCTCGTGGCGGCATCGGTTGGCCGGTCTGGTTACCCACACCATCGGCGGCCCGCCCGCGCTTGATGAACGTCGCCAGATCGTCGGCCGGCTGGCGCTCGACGAACCAAGTTCCCTTGAGCGCGGTCCCCATGCGGGGCACGCCCTGCTGCTTCATGCCGTGACACGAAGCGCAACTCGTCATGTATGCCTCGGCGCCGAGCGCGACCTGTTGCTGGATCGGCACGTTCGACACGGCGGAATCACCCTGCGAGCAGCCTGCCAATGCCGTGAGTGCGACCCAGGCGGCGATGCACGCCCCCACTGTGACGAGACAGAGCTTGCGATGTGAAACCCGAATTGCCATGAAATCACCCTCCGGCCTGCCGGCCGATTAATGCGATATTTTAATCCGATTTACAGATACAAGATAGATCGGCCCCGTGCCAAGCGAACTTGCCGCGGCAATGTGAACATCCACGGCAATTCTTGGGATTTGCCGTCGAAAACGTGGGTCTGGGTGGGTTATCGGGCGCTCACCGACCGCCCATTTCGATCACTCAGGATCGGTCTTCGCCAACGCTCGCAGGGCCGACTCGATGCCGTCGATACCGGCGGCCATCCGTTCGTAGTCCAGCGTGTCGGGCGTGTCGCCGTCGGTGTGGTAGTGCGGGTTGCGGAGGAAACTCGTGTCGGTGATCTGCACCGCCGGGTAGCCCTCCTGCCAGTACGACCAATGGTCGCTCAGCCCGGCAAGGTCGGCGACCTTCGGCAACACGACCGGCACCAGCGGCACCTCCGATTCCCAAGCCGACGCGAAGCCTTGGACCAAGCCGACCGACCCCGGCTCGCCGAGGACGACCAGAAACGTCGCGGTCTCGAGCACGGCCGGATCGACGCCGGGGAGTTCGAGGCCGTCGGGGATGCGCTGTGAACCGGGGGCCTCGTCGAAGTAGCCGATCATGTCGAGACTGATCGCGCCCAGCACATCTTGATCGCCAAGCGACTTTGCATGCACGACGCTACCCATCAGCTCGGTGCGAAAGT is a window from the Planctomycetota bacterium genome containing:
- a CDS encoding cytochrome c; this encodes MAIRVSHRKLCLVTVGACIAAWVALTALAGCSQGDSAVSNVPIQQQVALGAEAYMTSCASCHGMKQQGVPRMGTALKGTWFVERQPADDLATFIKRGRAADGVGNQTGQPMPPRGGNPNLSDEQVEFIVAFLRYG
- a CDS encoding M20/M25/M40 family metallo-hydrolase: MLLPLLFAFAPATNPATATPRELSVEQRIEAEVTLLSTEYADRDPTHPETYAASAKYLEGRLLAMDYEVKRQAFSFVANGVEVESVNLIADVPGKAADAKVLIVGAHYDTVPETPGADDNASGVVGLLELADRLKNAEPEHTIRFVFWANEEPPYFRTELMGSVVHAKSLGDQDVLGAISLDMIGYFDEAPGSQRIPDGLELPGVDPAVLETATFLVVLGEPGSVGLVQGFASAWESEVPLVPVVLPKVADLAGLSDHWSYWQEGYPAVQITDTSFLRNPHYHTDGDTPDTLDYERMAAGIDGIESALRALAKTDPE